One segment of Allorhodopirellula heiligendammensis DNA contains the following:
- a CDS encoding sugar phosphate isomerase/epimerase family protein yields MNDLHLTRRQLASATAALATASMLPSSLSQPQVANASEPELADARKRHPNPIAVSTYSYWRYQDNSKLSIEECVNLAGDAGFDAVEILHVQMEDESPGTLQRIKQRAFRLGLSLCGLSTHQSFVTPDPVQRQENVQHTIRCIELAYAMGIPTIRVNTGRWGTSGDFDELMANKGIEPQLEGYTDDDGFAWVREGFEKCLPTAEKCGVVLGLENHWGLGRTAAGVLRVLGKVNSPWLRATLDTGNFLENQYEQYAQLAPEAVFVQAKTYYGGGTWYSLDIDYDRVAKILRDVDYRGYISLEFEGGESYKTAVPKSLAMLRKAFA; encoded by the coding sequence ATGAACGATTTACATCTCACGCGACGACAACTCGCTAGCGCGACCGCCGCCTTGGCGACCGCGTCGATGCTGCCTAGTTCTCTCAGCCAGCCACAGGTCGCCAATGCCAGCGAACCCGAATTGGCCGATGCGAGAAAGCGGCACCCCAATCCGATTGCGGTCTCGACCTATTCATATTGGCGGTATCAAGACAACAGCAAATTATCGATTGAGGAGTGTGTGAATCTGGCGGGAGATGCAGGGTTCGATGCCGTCGAAATCCTGCATGTCCAGATGGAAGACGAATCGCCAGGGACATTGCAGCGAATCAAGCAACGCGCCTTCCGACTGGGCTTGAGTTTGTGTGGGCTTTCAACACACCAATCATTCGTGACGCCCGATCCTGTGCAGCGTCAGGAGAACGTCCAGCACACGATTCGTTGCATCGAGCTGGCTTACGCGATGGGGATTCCAACCATTCGCGTCAATACCGGCCGCTGGGGCACATCGGGCGACTTCGATGAATTGATGGCGAACAAGGGCATCGAACCGCAACTGGAGGGTTATACCGATGACGATGGATTCGCTTGGGTTCGCGAGGGATTCGAGAAATGTTTGCCAACGGCTGAGAAGTGCGGCGTCGTACTCGGGCTGGAGAATCACTGGGGGCTCGGTCGGACCGCCGCGGGTGTTCTGAGGGTGCTGGGCAAGGTCAATTCACCGTGGCTGCGTGCCACACTGGACACTGGCAATTTTTTGGAGAACCAGTACGAGCAATACGCACAGCTCGCACCCGAAGCGGTCTTCGTTCAAGCGAAAACGTACTACGGTGGCGGTACGTGGTATTCACTCGACATCGACTACGATCGTGTCGCCAAGATCTTGCGTGATGTTGATTACCGCGGTTATATTTCGCTCGAATTTGAAGGCGGTGAATCTTACAAAACCGCAGTCCCCAAAAGTCTCGCCATGCTTCGCAAAGCATTCGCGTAG
- a CDS encoding Nramp family divalent metal transporter yields the protein MSENSKAVADHPVAWYRRIGPGLITACVVIGPGSIMTSSTVGANYRYSMLWVVVVSVTFMLVYMTMAAKLGAVSSVSPCDLIRRKAGRPLAILVGFIVFFICSAFQSSNNTGVVAAFEAFVDSKPLVVALVVTFNAIAIMFLFLFKNLYKVMERLMMFFVAVMLISFAINLLVLRPDPVAMAKGFIPSAGTIDLALLALIGTTFVIAGAFYQAYLVQQKGWDVQQVRTGILDARVGAVIMALITIILMSTAAAGLYTGSPVTLADPVAVAEALEPTFGTSCKVIFCLGLFCAAYSSFLVNSMVGGFIASDGLGLGSGSHDRWPRIMTTLVLLSGMTVSLAALVLDFDRTPTIIMAQAVTVVGAPLVAIVLLWLASSKDVMGDQVNGPVTKTIAGIGLVVLLAMAANTALVSIPSKVRQYRETLSKTTMQAAPATSQILETDQR from the coding sequence ATGTCCGAAAATTCTAAAGCTGTCGCCGATCATCCCGTAGCCTGGTATCGACGAATTGGTCCGGGCTTGATCACAGCATGCGTGGTGATTGGTCCGGGCAGCATCATGACCAGTTCCACCGTGGGCGCGAACTACCGCTACTCGATGCTGTGGGTCGTCGTCGTTTCCGTTACTTTCATGCTCGTCTACATGACGATGGCAGCCAAACTGGGGGCGGTATCGAGTGTTTCACCATGCGACCTGATCCGCCGCAAAGCAGGCCGCCCGCTGGCAATCTTGGTTGGCTTCATCGTTTTCTTCATCTGTTCGGCATTTCAGTCAAGTAACAATACCGGGGTTGTCGCAGCTTTCGAGGCATTTGTTGATTCCAAGCCGTTGGTCGTGGCGCTTGTGGTGACCTTCAATGCGATCGCGATCATGTTCTTGTTCTTGTTTAAGAACCTGTACAAGGTGATGGAGCGGCTGATGATGTTTTTCGTCGCTGTGATGCTGATCAGCTTCGCGATTAATTTATTGGTACTCCGCCCCGACCCGGTCGCGATGGCGAAGGGTTTCATACCGAGCGCCGGCACGATCGACTTGGCATTGCTGGCATTGATCGGAACCACGTTTGTAATTGCTGGGGCGTTTTACCAAGCATATTTGGTCCAGCAAAAAGGCTGGGACGTGCAGCAGGTGAGGACTGGCATTCTCGATGCGAGAGTGGGTGCTGTCATTATGGCCTTGATTACGATCATTTTGATGTCAACCGCTGCCGCCGGACTGTACACGGGCTCGCCCGTTACGCTGGCTGACCCAGTGGCAGTTGCCGAGGCGCTCGAACCCACCTTCGGAACCAGCTGCAAGGTCATCTTTTGCCTGGGCTTGTTCTGTGCAGCCTATTCATCATTTCTCGTGAATTCGATGGTGGGCGGCTTCATCGCGTCGGACGGTTTGGGTCTCGGCAGCGGTAGTCATGACCGCTGGCCACGCATCATGACCACTCTCGTCTTGCTAAGCGGAATGACTGTGTCTCTGGCTGCGTTAGTACTCGACTTTGACCGGACTCCGACGATCATCATGGCGCAAGCGGTGACCGTCGTGGGGGCTCCCCTGGTGGCAATCGTCTTGCTCTGGTTGGCAAGCAGTAAGGATGTGATGGGAGATCAGGTCAACGGTCCGGTCACAAAGACCATCGCAGGAATCGGCCTGGTTGTACTGCTAGCAATGGCCGCAAACACAGCATTGGTGTCAATACCGAGCAAGGTCCGACAGTACCGTGAAACGCTGAGCAAGACTACGATGCAAGCGGCACCAGCAACATCCCAAATCCTGGAAACCGACCAACGCTAG
- a CDS encoding NAD-dependent epimerase/dehydratase family protein codes for MHDLIETESQLDALLSQPTDELVEFMRNLDGDIIILGIAGKMGVSLGQLAAAAIEKAAVPKCIYGVARFSDAGTRERLESAGVRTIQCDLLDRVEIAKLPRVRNVLFMAGRKFGTAGDEPLTWAVNTLAPANIADHYRDANIVAFSTGCVYPLARADSMPDERVAPAPVGEYAQSCLGRERVFQYASNVWGTPVCLYRLNYAIDLRYGVLHDIATRIWHDQPVDNSSPAFNIIWQGDANQQALRCLSHCTTPANILNVTGPETLFTEDVARQLGELLKKPVRFSSTPGETSYLSDSSQAVKLFGRPSVTAEQLIRWQAHWIKSGGRSLGKPTHFEVSDGAY; via the coding sequence TTGCATGACTTAATCGAAACCGAATCGCAGCTGGATGCGTTACTTTCCCAGCCGACCGATGAACTGGTTGAGTTTATGCGTAATCTCGACGGCGACATCATCATCTTGGGGATCGCCGGCAAGATGGGCGTCAGTCTGGGCCAGTTGGCTGCCGCAGCGATTGAAAAAGCAGCTGTTCCGAAGTGTATCTACGGCGTCGCTCGATTTTCCGATGCTGGCACGCGAGAGCGCTTGGAGTCCGCCGGAGTCAGGACAATTCAGTGCGATTTGCTGGACCGAGTTGAGATCGCAAAACTTCCTCGGGTACGCAACGTTTTGTTCATGGCGGGGCGTAAGTTTGGAACGGCAGGCGACGAACCGCTGACCTGGGCCGTCAATACGTTGGCACCTGCGAATATTGCCGACCACTATCGCGATGCCAACATCGTCGCGTTCTCGACCGGTTGTGTCTACCCACTCGCTCGCGCCGACAGCATGCCCGATGAACGCGTTGCACCGGCGCCAGTCGGCGAGTACGCTCAGTCGTGTTTGGGCCGCGAACGAGTGTTTCAGTACGCCAGCAACGTGTGGGGAACGCCGGTTTGTCTGTATCGCTTGAATTACGCGATCGACTTGCGTTACGGTGTGTTGCACGATATCGCGACGCGGATCTGGCATGATCAGCCTGTCGACAATTCCTCCCCAGCCTTCAATATCATTTGGCAGGGCGATGCCAATCAACAAGCATTGCGCTGTTTATCACACTGCACGACCCCGGCAAACATTCTCAACGTGACCGGGCCTGAGACCCTCTTCACCGAGGACGTTGCTCGTCAACTGGGTGAGTTGCTCAAAAAACCGGTCCGATTTTCATCAACGCCGGGCGAAACTTCGTACCTAAGCGACAGCTCTCAAGCGGTGAAACTGTTTGGACGTCCATCGGTCACTGCCGAACAACTCATCCGCTGGCAAGCTCACTGGATTAAGTCGGGTGGTCGTTCGCTGGGCAAACCAACTCACTTTGAAGTTAGTGACGGAGCATATTGA
- a CDS encoding dihydrodipicolinate synthase family protein: MTEHIETMNVSDLPAAIRAAVRSGLVIPAQPLALNADRQFDPRHQTALTRYYIDAGAGGIAVGVHSTQFAIRDRAIGLFEPVLRLASEVMDEYAGSQDRELFKVAGVCGNTSQAIGEAEFAVSQRYHACLLSLAAQADSSIDELLTHCQEVAEVMPLIGFYLQPAVGGRVLPYDFWREFAEIDNVIAIKMAPFNRYQTLDVVRAVCDAGRDESITLYTGNDDNIVVDLLTPYRIVTPQGIKSVRIRGGLLGHWSVWTRAAVKLLDEIHGVLDRGEGIPQELLCRSIEVTDCNAAFFDAANDFAGCIPGIHEVLRRQGLLPGTWCLNPAEVLSPGQSAEIDRVIAAYPHLSDDSFVRENLNHWLH; encoded by the coding sequence GTGACGGAGCATATTGAAACAATGAATGTTAGCGACCTGCCCGCCGCCATTCGTGCTGCCGTTCGCAGTGGACTGGTTATTCCAGCACAGCCTTTGGCATTGAATGCAGATCGACAGTTCGACCCAAGGCATCAGACCGCGTTGACGCGCTACTACATCGATGCGGGGGCTGGTGGTATCGCGGTGGGAGTCCATTCGACCCAATTCGCCATCCGTGATCGGGCGATCGGATTGTTTGAGCCGGTACTGCGACTCGCATCCGAAGTCATGGACGAGTATGCCGGCTCCCAAGACCGAGAACTGTTCAAGGTCGCTGGCGTCTGCGGGAACACCTCTCAGGCGATCGGCGAAGCAGAGTTTGCAGTGTCGCAGCGATATCACGCTTGCTTGTTGAGTCTGGCGGCGCAGGCAGATAGCAGCATCGACGAGCTGCTGACCCATTGCCAGGAAGTGGCTGAGGTCATGCCGCTGATTGGTTTCTATTTACAACCCGCCGTTGGCGGTCGCGTGTTGCCGTATGATTTCTGGCGTGAGTTCGCAGAAATTGACAACGTGATCGCGATTAAAATGGCTCCCTTCAATCGTTATCAGACGCTGGATGTCGTGCGAGCGGTTTGCGATGCGGGCCGTGACGAATCCATCACTCTCTACACCGGGAATGACGATAACATCGTCGTGGATCTATTGACTCCATACCGCATCGTCACTCCGCAGGGAATCAAGTCCGTTCGTATTCGCGGTGGTCTACTCGGGCACTGGAGCGTATGGACTCGTGCGGCAGTCAAGTTGCTCGATGAGATTCATGGCGTGCTCGATCGCGGTGAAGGCATTCCGCAGGAGTTGTTGTGCCGTAGTATCGAAGTGACCGATTGCAACGCAGCCTTCTTTGATGCTGCCAACGATTTTGCTGGTTGTATCCCCGGAATTCACGAAGTTCTGAGGCGGCAAGGATTGTTGCCGGGGACGTGGTGTTTGAATCCTGCAGAAGTGCTCTCACCAGGCCAGTCTGCAGAAATCGATCGAGTGATTGCCGCGTACCCTCATCTGAGCGACGACTCGTTTGTGCGTGAGAATTTAAACCACTGGTTACACTAA